TATGAAATTATTAAATCTTGGTGTAATTAATATCTAAAATTTACTTCGAAATTATGATAACATAATTCGGAAATAATGTAAAGGATTACTGATGAAAAAATACGTTAATAAAATAACAAATTAAATTGTTGTTGATATTCATTCGTTTTAAGTTGAATTTACAAGGGCTTGAAAGTTATATTATTGAAAGGATTTTTGGAGTATCGTTACTGGGATCAATAATATCCTCCCGGGACAGAGTGTCTATTCATTTTTCGGAATCTATGATATAATACTTAAAAAACGGAGTTCTAAGAACAATGAAACGAATCTTAATTTCAGAATGGTAGAAACGATGGAAAAACAATTTACACACCTTCATGTACATAGTGAATATAGTCTTTTAGACGGTTTTGGACGCATTAATGAGTTAGTTAAAGCGGTGGCTGAAAGTGGCATGGATAGTATCGCGATTACTGACCATGGCGTTCTTTTTGGGGCGATTGATTTTTATAAAGCCTGCCTGAAAGAAGCAATCCATCCGGTGATCGGGTGTGAAGTTTATGTGGCCCCGCGAGGATTGGCGAAAAAAGATCCCGTTTATGATAAGGAACGGGCGCATCTTATTTTGTTAGCAGAGAACAACATCGGGTATAAAAATCTCATGAAGATTGTATCAAAAGGTTTTATTGATGGTTTTTATTATAAACCCAGAGTTGACCATGACTGTCTGCGTGAGAATCGTGAAGGCATTATTTGTTTGTCGGCTTGTATTGCCGGAGAAATTCCGCAATTAATTCTAAAAAATGATATTGATGGTGCTGAAGAACGTTGTCTGATTTATCAGGATATTTTTGGGAAAGATAATTTCTTTTTGGAAATTCAGGATCACCGTTTACGGGAAGAAGCTTTAGTTAATGAACGGATGATGCAATTGTCAAAAAAATTAGGGATTCCGTTGGTTGCCACAAATGATGTTCATTACGTGCGTAAAGAGGACAGTGAAAATCATGATATTTTATTGTGCATCCAAACCGCCGCAACGGTTCAGGAAGACAAACGGATGCGCTTTCCCAATAATGAGTTTTATTTAAAAAATTGTGAAGAAATGAGTAAGCTTTTTGCGGATGTACCGGAAGCAATCGAAAATTCAAACCGGATTGCTGAGCGTTGTCAGGTCACCTTTGATTTGGAAAAAACGCATTTGCCGCAGTTTGAGTTACCGCCCAATGAAAATGCCAAAGAATACCTTAAAACCCTTTGTCGACAAGGGATGGCAGCCAAATACCAGAATCTTTCTAAAGATCTGGACGAACGATTGGAATATGAATTAGAGACGATTCATAACATGGGTTTTGATGATTATTTTTTGATTGTTTGGGATTTTATTAAATATGCGAAAGATCGTCAGATTATGGTTGGCCCCGGTCGTGGCAGTGCCGCCGGAAGTCTGGTTGCATATTGTCTGGGGATTACCACCATCGATCCAATTAAGTATCAATTGCTGTTTGAACGGTTTCTGAACCCCGAGCGGGTAACGATGCCGGATATCGATGTCGATTTTTGTTATGAACGACGTCAGGAAGTGATTGATTATGTTGTGGCCAAGTATGGGGAAGACCGGGTTGCCCAAATTATTACATTCGGAACCATGGCGGCCCGGGGGGCGCTGCGAGATGTTGGTCGGGCCTTAGATATGCCTTATAACTTAGTTGATCGGGTGGCCAAAGAGATCCCTATTCATCCCGGGGTAAATATCACAATTAAAGATGCTTTAAAAGAAAATCCGGAACTTAAAAAAATGGCTGAGTCGGATGCCGAGATTGCCAAACTAATAAGAACGGCGCAGTCGATTGAAGGTTTAGCGCGACACGCGTCGACGCATGCCGCCGGAGTCGTCATATCCGATTTGCCACTGGTGGAATATATTCCCCTTTATCGTAACAATGATGTTATCACCACCCAATTTACAATGGGGTTGCTGGAAGATCTGGGTTTGCTTAAAATGGACTTTCTCGGGCTTAGAACGTTAACCGTTATTCGCGACGCACTTGAAAATATCGAATCTACCACCGGCCAAAGGCTGGATCTTGATCATTTGGAAATGAATGACGCGAAAGTTTATGAAATGCTCTCAAAAGGTGATACCTTAGGGGTTTTTCAATTGGAAAGTCGGGGCATGCAGCAGTTTATAAAAGATCTCCAGCCGGAAAATTTCGAAGATATTATTGCCGGCATTTCGCTTTATCGTCCCGGCCCAATGGAACAGATTCCCCGTTATCTTGAAAATAAAAAAAATCCCGAAAAGGTTACCTTTGACCATCCGATTTTAGCGAAGATCCTTAATGTGACTTATGGCTGTATGGTTTATCAGGAACAGGTCATGCAAATTTTTCGTGATGTAGCCGGTTTTTCGATGGGAAGAAGTGATTTAGTTCGACGAGCCATGTCCAAGAAAAAGATTAGTGTAATGGAAGCCGAAGGTTTGGTTTTTATTCATGGTGAAACTGGTGAAGATGGAAAAATTCTGGTTGAAGGGGCTATTCGACGGGGGGTACCCGAACCGGTGGCAAAAAAAATCTTTGAAGAAATGAAAGATTTTGCCAAGTATGCGTTTAATAAATCCCACGCCGCGGCTTATGCGGTTGTTGCTTACCAGACAGCCTGGCTGAAGTGTTATTATCCGACCGAATTTATGGCTGCTTTAATGTCAAGCATTATGGATGATGAAAAAAAAGTTGCTAAATACATTGAAGATTGCCGGAAAATGGGTATTCATGTATTACCGCCAAATATTAACGCCAGTTATGAAAAGTTTAGCGTTTCCGGCAGTTCCATTTGCTTTGGTTTGGGTGCCGTTAAAGGACTTGGCAAAAATGCGATTGCCGCAATTATTGAGGCTCGCAAAGCTAAGGGAAATTTTCTTAGCCTCCGGGATCTCTGCGAACGAGTTGATTTGAAGTCACTTAATAAACGCAGCATTGAAAGTCTGATTAAGGGTGGAGCATTTGACACGATTGGAAGCAGTCGGGCACAAATGCTGGCGGTTGCCGAATTAGTGGTCGATCAAGTGCAACGCGAAAAAAAAGATCGGATATCGGGGCAAATGTCACTTTTGGATATGGCCGGAATGGGTGATTCAAAAGCAATGACGAGTCTCAAAGAAGATCATTTTCCGCAAAAACAACCATTTTCTAAGGAAGAACGATTAGCGCTGGAGAAAGAAGTTTTAGGATTGTATGTTACCGGCCATCCGTTGGAAAAATATGAAGATATTCTTAAGAAAACAGTCACGTTATTTTCGAATAGCATCGATAGTTATCAGGATTTAAAAGATGCGGGAATTCGCGATGGGCAATCGGTTAGCGTTGGCGGTTTGATTATTGAAATGAAAACAATGATGACAAAAAAGGGTCAGATGATGTGTTTTTTAACATTGGAAGATTTATATGGACGGATTGAAGTAGTGGTATTTCCGAAAACCTATGACGAATACCGACGTTATTTAAAGGCTGATCAGCCAGTAGTGATCAAAGGTCGGATAAATTATAATGAAGAGGCTCGAACAACGGTCATTGCGGCACAGATATTTCCGATTGGCGAACCGCAGGAAAATCATGAAAAAAGCGTTGTAAAAGAAGTTACATCAAAATATGAAACGACGAATAACCTTAAAAACCGGGAAAAGTTAATCTTGAGTTTAGATAATTTTACAGAAAAACACTTGATAAAAACAATTAAATCGATTCTAATT
This is a stretch of genomic DNA from Acetobacterium woodii DSM 1030. It encodes these proteins:
- a CDS encoding DNA polymerase III subunit alpha: MVETMEKQFTHLHVHSEYSLLDGFGRINELVKAVAESGMDSIAITDHGVLFGAIDFYKACLKEAIHPVIGCEVYVAPRGLAKKDPVYDKERAHLILLAENNIGYKNLMKIVSKGFIDGFYYKPRVDHDCLRENREGIICLSACIAGEIPQLILKNDIDGAEERCLIYQDIFGKDNFFLEIQDHRLREEALVNERMMQLSKKLGIPLVATNDVHYVRKEDSENHDILLCIQTAATVQEDKRMRFPNNEFYLKNCEEMSKLFADVPEAIENSNRIAERCQVTFDLEKTHLPQFELPPNENAKEYLKTLCRQGMAAKYQNLSKDLDERLEYELETIHNMGFDDYFLIVWDFIKYAKDRQIMVGPGRGSAAGSLVAYCLGITTIDPIKYQLLFERFLNPERVTMPDIDVDFCYERRQEVIDYVVAKYGEDRVAQIITFGTMAARGALRDVGRALDMPYNLVDRVAKEIPIHPGVNITIKDALKENPELKKMAESDAEIAKLIRTAQSIEGLARHASTHAAGVVISDLPLVEYIPLYRNNDVITTQFTMGLLEDLGLLKMDFLGLRTLTVIRDALENIESTTGQRLDLDHLEMNDAKVYEMLSKGDTLGVFQLESRGMQQFIKDLQPENFEDIIAGISLYRPGPMEQIPRYLENKKNPEKVTFDHPILAKILNVTYGCMVYQEQVMQIFRDVAGFSMGRSDLVRRAMSKKKISVMEAEGLVFIHGETGEDGKILVEGAIRRGVPEPVAKKIFEEMKDFAKYAFNKSHAAAYAVVAYQTAWLKCYYPTEFMAALMSSIMDDEKKVAKYIEDCRKMGIHVLPPNINASYEKFSVSGSSICFGLGAVKGLGKNAIAAIIEARKAKGNFLSLRDLCERVDLKSLNKRSIESLIKGGAFDTIGSSRAQMLAVAELVVDQVQREKKDRISGQMSLLDMAGMGDSKAMTSLKEDHFPQKQPFSKEERLALEKEVLGLYVTGHPLEKYEDILKKTVTLFSNSIDSYQDLKDAGIRDGQSVSVGGLIIEMKTMMTKKGQMMCFLTLEDLYGRIEVVVFPKTYDEYRRYLKADQPVVIKGRINYNEEARTTVIAAQIFPIGEPQENHEKSVVKEVTSKYETTNNLKNREKLILSLDNFTEKHLIKTIKSILIKYPGVIPVILYIKNEQKQFGANKDLWVTLSEPLIEELGQILGIKNVEVK